Below is a genomic region from Echinicola rosea.
GACTGGCTGGTGGACTGGGGCACGCCAAGTAAATTGGCAATCAAAAGTGAAAGGCTAATGGACAGGAGAATCAAAGAAGTGGCTTCTGGTGTAAAAAAAGAAGGATCCAACAAGCCCTTTCCCAAGGTCAATGACACTTCCTTACCAGCCAATAAAGCTCCTACCAGCACCATAATCCCAAATAATCCCGGGATCAAACTCCTGCGGATGACACTCGCCCCATAGGCTGCTGAAAAAGCCGGTGCCGTACCACTTCCTCCCATATTTACCGCTAAAAACATGGCTAATAAAAATGGAATGGTAAGGGAATTAAACAGCTCTGACATAATACCGTTGTGAAAACAGGTGAGAATATTAATTTAACAAGTGGCAAAAATAGCAAATAAACACATAAACCCTATATGTTTAATAGGGATTATAACTTTTAACCAGTTCCCGTTCAAAAAATCTACACAGCTCAGTCATGGACAATCGCCTCCTACTCTGTAGGGAAAGCATTTTTCGTAAAGACCAACTATCAACTGAGTTAAAAACTTAATGCCAGTTAGTTCCGCAGCACAGCTGTCGGAACAACTTTTTTTTTTACAAACACCTTCGTGCCTTGGCGAATTAGTGGCTTCCTTTTTTTGCCATAAAGACACGAAGGCTCCAAGGGAATTTTAGGGACAACTCTGCTCCTGCTTGCCCCAGTTTTTACAACACCTTCGTGCCTTGGCGACTTAGTGGCTTCCTTTTTTTGCCACAAAGACACGAAGACTCCAAGGGAATTTTAGGGACAACTCTGCTCCTGCTTGCCCAAGTTTTTACAAACACCTTCGTGCCTTGGCGGCTTAGTGGCTTCCTTTTTTTGCCATAAAGACACGAAGACTCCAAGGGAATTTTAGGACAACTCTGCTCCTGCTTGCCCCAGTTTTTACAACACCTTCGTGCCTTGGCGACTTAGTGCCTTCTTTTTTTGCCACAAAGACACGAAGACTCTAAGGGAATTTTAGGGACGACTTTGCTCCTGCTTGCCCAAGTTTTTACAAACACCTTCGTGCCTTGGCGACTTAGTGGCTTCCTTTTTTGCCACAAAGACACGAAGACTCCAAGGGAATTTTAGGGACGACTTTGCTCCTGCTTGCCCAAGTTTTTACAAACACCTTCGTGCCTTGGCGGCTTAGTGGCTTCCTTTTTTTGCCACAAAGACACGAAGACTCCAAGGGAATTTTAGGGACGACTATGCTCCTGCTTGCCCAAGTTTTTACAAACACCTTCGTGCCTTGGCGGCTTAGTGGCTTCCTTTTTTTGCCACAAAGACACGAAGACTCCAAGGGAATTTTAGGGACAACTCTGCTCCTGCTTGCCCCAGTTTTTACAACACCTTTGTGCCTTGGCGACTTAGTGGCTTCCTTTTTTTGCCACAAAAACCCGAAAACACCATGAAAACCCTCGTCTTGGAATCATGGTTTGATCAGGAATTAATCCGGCTTGTCAGATAAAAGTTATGGAAGACGGGTTTATTTGCCTTCACAATAGTCCTTCAGCCGTTTTAAAAACATGGCCCAATGGTAATTGCAAAACCTGTAAAAATCCGTCAATTCCCTCCAGTCATAGTGCTTTAACACCACATCGGTAATCCCATCCTTCTCAATAAGCTCAAAACTGATCTTGGTACCGATCCACTCTTCATCCGAATCCACGCACTCCCAATGCACCTTTTCATCCTCATTGAGCTCCAAAACCTTCATTTTGGTGATATAGCCTTCATCAAAATCAAATTCATTAATAGCACCCACCTCTGGGCGCACGGACAGTTTTGGAGTCCAAACTTTGCCAAGTCCCTCTTGGGAGATCAGCGCCTGATAGACTATTTCTTTGGGAGCTTTGATGGGGTTCAGGTGTTCTATACTGGTCATTTCAAATTTACGTTAAGTTGACATCGTTTATTTCTATACGAAAAACCGCATAATTATGTCTCATTTTATACAAAAACTGATCAATTTTACCGGTTACCGCTTTAATTCCTAAATTTTCAGTTATTTTACCATAGCACACTCAATAAGTCAATGTCCTTTATACTTCCACGTCACGAGTTAACATCATTTTTTGGTTTAATCCTGTTTCTTTGCGCAGTATCCCCTATTCGTGCCCAGCGGCCGAAGCTTGCTTCGGATGCAGCAATAGCAGAAAAAATCTATCTACAGACTGACAGCGAGATTTATATTAATGAACAGGTCATTTGGCTAAAGTTATTTGTGGTCGAGGCAGCGACCAATAGGCCCACCAAACTAAGTGGTGTCCTCTATGCTGAGCTGATCGATGCCAATGGCAATATCATGGATGAAAAGTTGGTGAAAATTGAAAATGGGACGGGCAACAGTTTTTTTGAGCTTACCAATCAATACCTTCCGGGCAGGTACATGCTCAGGGCTTATACGGCTTGGAACAGGAATTTTGGTGATACATTTATCTCCAGAAAGTATATTGATATTTATTCTTCGGAAGAAGAAAAGCGTTTGACCCCAATTCAAAACACGGTTGTTACTGAGGAATCAAAAGCCAACTATTTGCTTTCCGCTGAATTTCTTCCCCAACGGATCGATAGCCTCCATTCCAAAAAACTGGATGTTTTTATTAACCTTGGTGAGGACACAGATTCCCTCAGTATAAAAAGCCAAGATGGCCATGTTTATTCTTTTCAATATCCCATTACTGCAGTTCACCACCTCGCTACTTTGGGGATGCGTACAATAAATGGTCGGTACTATTCCAAAACCATCGCCCT
It encodes:
- a CDS encoding SRPBCC family protein; protein product: MTSIEHLNPIKAPKEIVYQALISQEGLGKVWTPKLSVRPEVGAINEFDFDEGYITKMKVLELNEDEKVHWECVDSDEEWIGTKISFELIEKDGITDVVLKHYDWRELTDFYRFCNYHWAMFLKRLKDYCEGK